Genomic DNA from Candidatus Methylomirabilota bacterium:
CGTCCAGGCGGTCGACAACGTCGTGGCCGACGTGGAGGCCAAGCTCCACGAGCGGGCCGAGAAGGAGGTCTCGAGCCTCGAGCTGGGCGAGCTGGTGATGAGCCACCTCCAGCGGCTGGACCAGGTGGCCTATGTCCGCTTCGCGTCCGTCTACCGGCAATTCAAGGACATCGCCCAGTTCATGGACGAGGTGAAGGGCCTCATCAAGGGGCGAGAGGCCGCCAAGAAGCGGCCCGGCAAGGCGCGGGTCTGACCTCGGAGGGGGGCTTCGTCCCCCTTCCGAACCTCCCCCAGGAACTTGCGCGGGCGAAGCCTGCGCAGGGAGCGCCTCGGCAAGCAGCGTGAGGCCGAACCGAGCGTTGCGGTGTCAGTGATCGTCGTGCCGGACGACTACGACCGGGCGTACGTCGCGAGCCCGCACCTCGATCGGCTCCGGGTCCGCGGCGAGGTGCGGATCTACACCGATTCACCCGGCGACGAAGCGGAGCTCCGGTCGCGCCTCGCCCCGGCGCGGGTCCTGATCCCGATCCGCGAGCGCACGCCGGTCACCGCGGCCCTCCTGACCGCCCTCCCCGAGCTCCGGCTGATCTCCATGACCGGCACCGGCGTCTCCAGCATCGACGTGGCCGCCGCCACGGCCCGGGGCGTCCTCGTCACGAATACCCCGGCCATGTCCGTGCCCGCCGTCGCCGAGCTCACCTTCGGCCTCGCGCTGGCCGTCTTCCGCCGCATCCCGGCCATCGATGGCTGGATCCGACACGGCGCCTGGCCTCAGGACCTCGGTCGCGAGCTCGCTGGCAAGCGGCTCGGCCTGGTGGGATTCGGGGCGATCGGGCACCGGGTGGCCGAGCTGGGCCGGGCCTTCGGCATGACGGTGGCCGCCTGGAGTCGGCGCCTGACCGACGACGCG
This window encodes:
- the nrdR gene encoding transcriptional regulator NrdR; translated protein: MKCPFCGHSEDRVVDSRVGRDGEFIRRRRECLKCQRRYTTYEYIEDVLPMVVKRDGRREPFDRAKLRNSILKACEKRSVGVQAVDNVVADVEAKLHERAEKEVSSLELGELVMSHLQRLDQVAYVRFASVYRQFKDIAQFMDEVKGLIKGREAAKKRPGKARV
- a CDS encoding D-2-hydroxyacid dehydrogenase family protein — encoded protein: MSVIVVPDDYDRAYVASPHLDRLRVRGEVRIYTDSPGDEAELRSRLAPARVLIPIRERTPVTAALLTALPELRLISMTGTGVSSIDVAAATARGVLVTNTPAMSVPAVAELTFGLALAVFRRIPAIDGWIRHGAWPQDLGRELAGKRLGLVGFGAIGHRVAELGRAFGMTVAAWSRRLTDDAARAAGVIPLALPELMATSDVVSIHVRSTPETRGLVSRELIERMKPSAVFINTARAAVVDEDALHAALAAGRIAGAGLDVFGEEPLPTDHRWATLPSVVLTSHRGWTTRETLDRFMAEAVENVLAYLDGRARHVVNPEALRS